A window of Clostridia bacterium genomic DNA:
GCGCCTCGACGAGTACCTGGCGCGTCACGGCGTGCCGGGGCTCTCGGGCTTCGACACGCGCGCGCTGGTCCGGCACATTCGCGAGCGCGGCACGATGCGGGGGGCGCTCGTCCCGGCCGCGGAGGCGGCGGACGCAAACAGCCGTGCGGAGTGGGCGGCGCGTGCCGCCGCGTGGCGCATGCCGGATGTCGTCGCGCTGACGACCTGTTCCGCGCCCTACGAGGTGGACCCGGAGGCCGGCGTGGACGGGCCGGCGCCTCGCGTGGTCGTCGTCGACTTCGGCGCGAAGGGCAACATCGTGCGGGAGCTGGCGCGGCGGGGCTGCCGCGTGCGCGTCGTGCCCGCCCGCACCCCTGCAGAGGAGATTCTCGCGTGGCGTCCTGACGGCGTCGTGCTCTCGAACGGCCCGGGGGATCCCGCCGAGGTCAGGTACGGAGTGGACACGGCACGGCGGCTCGCCGGCCGCGTGCCCGTCTTCGGCATCTGCCTGGGCCAGCAGCTTCTGGCGCTGGCGTTCGGCGCGCGCACGGCCAGGCTCAAGTTCGGCCATCGCGGCGTCAACCACCCGGTGCGGGACGAGACGCGCGGGGAGGTCTACATCACGACGCACAACCACGGCTATGCCGTGGTGGAGGAGAGCCTGCCCGGCGACATCGTCGTCACGCACCGCCACCTGCACGACGGCTGCGTCGAGGGGATCGCGCATCGCAACTTGCCCGTCTGGGCGGTGCAGTTCCACCCCGAGGCGGCGCCCGGACCCCGGGAGGCGTCGCGTCTCTTCGACGACTTCATGGCGCGCGTTCGCAGCGAGGCGCGCGGCCGCGCGCAGTCCGGGGAACGGGGGGAGAGACGGCCATGACCCGCGTGCCGGGCCTGCGGAAGGTGCTCGTGATCGGGTCGGGGCCGATCATCATCGGGCAGGCGGCCGAGTTCGACTACGCCGGCACGCAGGCCTGCCAGGCGCTCCGCGAAGAGGGCCTGGAGGTC
This region includes:
- the carA gene encoding glutamine-hydrolyzing carbamoyl-phosphate synthase small subunit; the encoded protein is MRLQGAGTLVLEDGRAFAGELFGGGSLPLFGEVVFTTGMAGYQEVLTDPSYAGQMVTMAYPLIGNTGVNEEDDESRRPWVAALLVRERQDAPSHWQARERLDEYLARHGVPGLSGFDTRALVRHIRERGTMRGALVPAAEAADANSRAEWAARAAAWRMPDVVALTTCSAPYEVDPEAGVDGPAPRVVVVDFGAKGNIVRELARRGCRVRVVPARTPAEEILAWRPDGVVLSNGPGDPAEVRYGVDTARRLAGRVPVFGICLGQQLLALAFGARTARLKFGHRGVNHPVRDETRGEVYITTHNHGYAVVEESLPGDIVVTHRHLHDGCVEGIAHRNLPVWAVQFHPEAAPGPREASRLFDDFMARVRSEARGRAQSGERGERRP